One genomic region from Myripristis murdjan chromosome 7, fMyrMur1.1, whole genome shotgun sequence encodes:
- the asb14b gene encoding dynein heavy chain 12, axonemal produces MNTETEDGFYQSEEDLDEDEATQYIIEQSLIQYRKLKGLNPSDLKASEDPDEIFKAIKEGDEGALNRLVVQPGTLSRVDERGWIPLHEAAVHGNKKILEIIFSASSLGAGQCRTLKGETPLFLAVVHGLRENVTFLLQNGCNPDLQNDEQDSPLVAAILNDHYDLATLLLRYNAKVDQTGPLDRTALHESAFLGLENFVYLLLESGANPNACDIKKKTPLALAAQNGHLNVVEVLLQKGANVSYESEYGTIMFEAAASGNPDIISLLLDHGADPNWPLYSGHLPIHRVAYHGHILALELLIPVTKLEAVKESGMSPLHSAAAGGHAQCLELLLQAGYDPNFMLHPKVRRNYDDDRRSALFFAVSNNDLQCTRLLLEAGAMVNQDPINCLQVALRHGNYELINTLLKSGANVNYYSRVNTTHFPSALQYALKDEVMLRMVLNYGYDVRRCFDCPYGDSCHDYAPWTTSVIKDMVFCEVITVYWLKHLSGQVVRIMLDYTDHVSFCTKLRDTLKEQKQWPEICHIQRNARSLKHLCRLRLREHLSHLRLRAPMFIGFLPLPPRLKDYLRYKEYDVYSRGSMVSP; encoded by the exons atgaacacagagacagaagatgGCTTTTACCAATCGGAAGAGGACCTGGATGAAGATGAGGCAACACAATATATAATCGAACAGAGTCTGATTCAATATAGAAAACTCAAAGGATTAAATCCCAG TGATCTGAAAGCCAGTGAGGACCCTGATGAGATTTTCAAAGCAATCAAGGAGG GTGATGAGGGTGCACTGAACAGACTGGTAGTGCAACCGGGGACTCTGTCCAGAGTCGATGAACGTGGATGGATCCCTTTACATGAGGCCGCAGTACACGGGAATAAAAAGATACTAGAGATAATCTTCTCAG CATCATCCTTGGGTGCAGGCCAGTGTCGCACTTTAAAGGGTGAGACGCCACTGTTCTTAGCTGTGGTTCATGGCCTCAGAGAGAACGTTACGTTCCTTTTACAGAACGGTTGTAACCCAGATCTGCAAAACGATGAGCAGGACTCTCCATTAGTGGCAG CTATTCTAAATGATCACTATGACTTGGCCACCCTCCTGCTTCGCTACAACGCCAAAGTAGACCAAACAGGACCACTGGACCGAACAGCTCTACATGAATCAGCTTTTTTAGGCCTGGAGAACTTTGTCTATCTGCTCTTAGAGTCTGGTGCCAACCCAAATGCATGCGacatcaaaaagaaaacccCACTGGCTTTGGCTGCACAGAATGGACACTTGAATGTGGTGGAAGTCCTGTTACAGAAAG GAGCCAATGTGTCATATGAATCGGAGTACGGCACTATCATGTTTGAGGCAGCAGCATCAGGAAACCCTGACATAATCTCTTTGTTGCTGGACCATGGAGCAGATCCCAACTGGCCTCTGTACAGCGGGCATCTGCCCATTCACCGTGTAGCATACCATGGACACATACT GGCGTTGGAGCTCCTCATCCCGGTGACAAAACTGGAGGCTGTGAAGGAAAGTGGAATGAGTCCCCTccactctgcagctgctggtggCCATGCACAATGTCTGGAGTTGCTGCTGCAAGCAGGCTATGACCCTAACTTTATGCTGCACCCAAAAGTGCGCCGCAATTATGATGATGATCGCAGGTCCGCCCTCTTCTTTGCTGTGTCCAACAATGACCTTCAGTGCACCCGTTTGCTGTTGGAGGCTGGGGCAATGGTGAACCAGGATCCGATCAACTGTTTGCAGGTGGCTCTAAGACATGGCAACTATGAACTGATCAACACTTTGTTGAAGTCCGGAGCAAATGTCAACTACTACTCCCGTGTCAATACCACTCACTTCCCCTCAGCCCTGCAGTATGCCTTGAAGGATGAGGTCATGCTGAGAATGGTCCTTAACTATGGCTACGATGTGCGGCGTTGCTTTGACTGTCCCTATGGTGATAGTTGCCATGACTACGCCCCTTGGACGACCTCAGTCATCAAGGACATGGTG tTCTGTGAGGTGATCACAGTTTACTGGCTGAAGCATTTATCTGGCCAAGTGGTACGCATCATGTTGGACTACACAGACCACGTCTCCTTCTGCACTAAATTGAGGGACACCTTGAAGGAGCAGAAACAGTGGCCAGAGATCTGCCACATTCAAA GGAACGCGCGGAGCCTGAAGCACCTGTGCCGATTGCGACTACGAGAGCATCTCAGCCATCTGCGTCTAAGAGCCCCAATGTTTATCGGCTTCCTTCCACTTCCACCCAGACTGAAAGATTATCTGCGCTACAAGGAGTATGATGTCTACAGCAGGGGTAGTATGGTTAGCCCATAG